A stretch of Bradyrhizobium sp. AZCC 2262 DNA encodes these proteins:
- a CDS encoding zinc-dependent alcohol dehydrogenase translates to MYQPPGVKTSPALPIPDRMKAWVLGDPDQLLLLEKPVPVPSRAEVLIRIDAVAICATDLEIIHSGSPASIEGGLPFNKNFTPGHEYMGTVAALGPDVDEFEIGERISVEIHAGCGQCKRCRQGMYTSCLNYGKPEKGHRANGFTTDGGFAEYAVNHINTLARVPDTMSDAEATLVVTAGTSMYGLTELGGLVAGESVVVIGPGPIGLLAVAVAKALGASPVILTGTRNRRLAIGRELGADRVINVNDEDAVEVVRQLTGGIGADYVVECAGTEATIDQAIHMTNRGGKICLAAFPHDPVTMDLAHLVKNNIYAYGIRGEGRSATRRAMALMAEKRFDATKIHTHTFPLADLPTALRYARERVEDAIKVVVTNRQAGAIASAAAE, encoded by the coding sequence ATGTACCAACCTCCAGGCGTGAAGACATCGCCCGCACTTCCCATTCCCGACCGGATGAAGGCCTGGGTGCTGGGCGACCCGGACCAGCTCTTGCTGCTTGAAAAACCTGTGCCCGTTCCTTCACGCGCCGAAGTTCTGATCCGGATCGATGCCGTCGCGATCTGCGCCACTGATCTCGAAATCATTCATTCGGGATCGCCGGCCAGCATTGAAGGTGGCTTGCCCTTCAACAAGAATTTCACGCCGGGCCACGAGTATATGGGCACGGTCGCCGCGCTCGGGCCCGACGTCGACGAATTCGAGATCGGTGAGCGGATCAGCGTGGAAATCCACGCCGGCTGCGGCCAGTGCAAGCGCTGCCGCCAGGGCATGTATACGTCATGTCTGAATTACGGGAAGCCGGAGAAGGGCCATCGCGCAAACGGCTTCACGACAGACGGCGGCTTTGCCGAATACGCCGTCAATCACATCAACACGCTGGCGCGGGTGCCCGACACCATGAGCGACGCCGAGGCGACGCTGGTCGTCACCGCGGGTACCTCGATGTATGGGCTGACGGAGTTGGGAGGGTTGGTGGCCGGCGAGAGCGTCGTGGTGATCGGTCCGGGGCCGATCGGACTACTCGCGGTGGCCGTGGCCAAGGCGCTCGGCGCCAGCCCGGTCATCCTGACAGGGACGCGCAACAGAAGGCTGGCGATCGGCCGGGAACTTGGCGCCGACCGTGTCATCAATGTCAACGACGAGGACGCAGTTGAGGTGGTCAGGCAACTCACCGGCGGCATCGGCGCAGACTACGTGGTCGAATGCGCCGGCACCGAAGCAACGATCGATCAGGCCATTCACATGACCAATCGCGGCGGGAAAATCTGCCTCGCCGCGTTTCCGCACGATCCAGTCACGATGGATCTCGCGCATCTCGTGAAGAACAATATCTATGCCTACGGAATTCGTGGCGAAGGCCGCAGCGCCACCCGCCGCGCCATGGCGCTGATGGCGGAAAAGCGCTTCGACGCTACGAAAATCCATACTCACACGTTTCCGCTGGCCGATTTGCCGACCGCGCTGCGATATGCCCGCGAGCGCGTCGAAGATGCGATCAAGGTGGTTGTGACCAACCGGCAGGCGGGCGCGATCGCGAGTGCAGCGGCCGAATAG
- a CDS encoding ABC transporter substrate-binding protein, with protein sequence MKTVRFVLALLALSLIAPWQSAKAADVICYNCPPEWADWASMLKAIKADLNYDIPHDNKNSGQALAQILAEKSNPVGDIGYFGVTFGMKAKAQDALEPYKPAKWDQVPAGLKDADGYWTTIHSGTLGLFVNKDALGGKPVPACWEDLLKPDYKGMVGYLDPSSAAVGYVGAVAINLALGGSEANFDPAINFFKDLRKNDPIVPKQTSYARVVSGEMPILFDYDFNAYRAKYSEKGNFEFVIPCEGSVVFPYVVGLVKNAPDKDKAKKVLDYLLSDKGQAIWTNAYLRPARPIDLPEAVKKKFLPDSDYARAKNVDWGQMENVQKGFVDRYLAEVR encoded by the coding sequence ATGAAGACCGTCCGTTTTGTTCTTGCCTTGCTGGCGCTGTCGCTGATCGCGCCCTGGCAGTCCGCCAAAGCGGCCGACGTCATCTGCTACAATTGCCCGCCGGAATGGGCGGACTGGGCTTCGATGCTTAAGGCGATCAAGGCCGATCTCAACTATGATATTCCGCACGACAACAAGAATTCCGGTCAGGCGCTGGCTCAGATACTCGCCGAGAAGAGCAACCCGGTCGGCGATATCGGCTATTTCGGCGTTACCTTCGGCATGAAGGCCAAAGCGCAGGATGCGCTCGAGCCTTATAAGCCGGCGAAATGGGACCAGGTCCCCGCCGGCCTGAAGGATGCCGACGGCTACTGGACGACGATTCATTCCGGCACGCTTGGCCTGTTCGTCAACAAGGACGCGCTCGGCGGCAAGCCGGTGCCGGCCTGCTGGGAGGATCTGCTGAAGCCCGACTATAAGGGTATGGTCGGTTATCTCGATCCGTCCTCGGCCGCGGTTGGGTATGTCGGTGCGGTCGCGATCAATCTGGCGCTCGGCGGCTCCGAAGCAAACTTCGATCCCGCGATCAATTTCTTCAAGGACCTGCGGAAGAACGATCCGATCGTTCCCAAGCAGACTTCCTACGCCCGAGTTGTCTCCGGCGAGATGCCGATTCTGTTCGACTATGATTTCAACGCCTATCGCGCGAAATATTCGGAAAAGGGCAATTTTGAATTCGTGATCCCCTGCGAAGGATCGGTAGTGTTTCCCTACGTCGTCGGCCTCGTCAAGAACGCGCCTGACAAGGACAAGGCCAAGAAGGTGCTGGATTATCTTTTGTCCGACAAGGGACAGGCGATCTGGACCAACGCCTATCTCCGTCCGGCGCGGCCGATCGACCTGCCGGAGGCGGTGAAGAAGAAATTCCTGCCTGACAGCGACTATGCGCGCGCGAAGAATGTCGACTGGGGCCAGATGGAAAACGTGCAAAAAGGCTTTGTCGACCGCTATCTCGCCGAGGTCCGCTGA
- a CDS encoding ABC transporter permease, with amino-acid sequence MSHRSFVWLCLLPLAVATVAFFLLPMARLVVTGAEGPQGLAGYLAILTEPRYRATLINTVLLATATTIVTLIVATIAGMFLQRHRFPGRAVLIAMLTFPLAFPGVVVGFLIILLAGRQGLIGDFSNRLFGEKLVFAYSIYGLFLGYLYFSIPRVILTIMAAVQKLDIGLEEAARSLGASPWAVQRDVVLPALAPAFVASGAIAFATAMGAFGTAFTLATNIDVLPMLIYTEFTLAANFSISAALSVGLGIITWFILALARSFSGSAVAAAG; translated from the coding sequence ATGTCACATAGATCTTTTGTCTGGTTATGCCTGCTGCCGCTTGCGGTGGCGACGGTGGCGTTCTTTCTGCTGCCGATGGCACGGCTTGTCGTGACCGGCGCGGAAGGCCCGCAGGGACTCGCGGGATATCTCGCGATCCTGACCGAGCCACGTTACCGTGCGACGCTAATCAACACCGTGCTACTTGCCACCGCGACCACCATTGTGACCCTGATCGTGGCGACAATCGCCGGAATGTTCCTGCAACGGCATCGTTTCCCGGGTCGTGCCGTTCTGATCGCGATGCTGACCTTTCCGCTGGCGTTTCCCGGTGTGGTGGTCGGCTTCCTGATCATTCTCCTCGCCGGGCGACAGGGCTTGATCGGCGATTTCTCCAACCGGCTGTTTGGCGAGAAGCTGGTCTTCGCCTATTCGATCTACGGCCTGTTTCTTGGATATCTGTATTTCTCCATCCCGCGCGTCATTCTCACCATCATGGCCGCGGTGCAGAAACTCGATATCGGCCTGGAAGAAGCCGCGCGTTCGCTCGGCGCGAGCCCGTGGGCGGTGCAGCGCGATGTCGTGCTGCCGGCGCTGGCGCCGGCCTTCGTTGCCTCCGGCGCCATTGCGTTTGCGACCGCGATGGGTGCGTTCGGCACGGCGTTTACGCTGGCGACGAACATCGATGTATTGCCGATGCTGATTTATACCGAATTCACGCTAGCCGCGAACTTCTCGATCTCGGCCGCGCTGTCGGTCGGGCTTGGCATCATCACCTGGTTTATTCTTGCGCTTGCTCGCTCCTTCAGCGGAAGCGCCGTTGCGGCGGCTGGATAA
- a CDS encoding ABC transporter permease has translation MRDRLIFTGQFIFTLLVAAFLVVPAILSISAGVTVNYFRGIQSGVTLQWVVQVWELYAGTILLSFVVAFATLAVTLAVGVPAAYALHVRGGRLSRIVEEIITLPLAIPGLAIALALLLTYGGFGDFRRSWLFILTGHVIFTMPFMVRSVMAVFATVDIRTLDEGAASLGASPWRRFRDVIVPNAAPGILAGSLMVVTLSLGEFNLTWMLHTPLTKTLPIGLADSYASMRLEVASAYTLIFFVMIIPLLVVMQLFAEKEQKR, from the coding sequence ATGCGCGATCGGCTGATCTTCACCGGCCAATTCATCTTCACACTGCTCGTTGCCGCATTCCTGGTCGTCCCGGCGATCCTGTCGATTTCTGCCGGCGTGACCGTGAATTATTTCCGTGGCATCCAATCGGGCGTGACCCTGCAATGGGTCGTGCAGGTATGGGAGCTCTATGCCGGCACCATCCTGCTGTCATTCGTGGTTGCATTTGCGACGCTTGCAGTAACGCTCGCCGTGGGCGTTCCAGCCGCCTATGCCTTGCATGTGCGGGGAGGGCGGCTGTCGCGGATCGTCGAGGAGATCATCACCCTGCCGTTGGCGATCCCCGGCCTGGCCATCGCGCTGGCGCTGCTCTTGACCTACGGAGGTTTCGGCGACTTTCGCCGCTCCTGGCTATTCATTCTCACGGGCCATGTCATCTTCACGATGCCCTTTATGGTGCGATCGGTTATGGCCGTGTTCGCGACAGTCGACATCAGGACGTTGGACGAGGGCGCGGCGTCGCTCGGTGCATCGCCGTGGCGGCGCTTCCGCGACGTGATCGTGCCCAACGCTGCACCGGGGATATTGGCGGGCAGCCTGATGGTGGTGACGTTGTCGCTCGGTGAATTCAACCTGACCTGGATGCTTCACACGCCGTTGACCAAGACGCTGCCGATCGGGCTCGCTGATAGCTACGCCTCGATGCGGCTGGAAGTGGCCTCGGCCTATACGCTGATCTTCTTCGTGATGATCATTCCGCTGCTGGTTGTTATGCAATTGTTTGCCGAGAAGGAACAGAAGAGATGA
- a CDS encoding ABC transporter ATP-binding protein, giving the protein MSAQAGHGASVHIEACGKTFTDGTRALEPATLDIARGETLVLLGPSGCGKTTMLRIIAGLEVADAGGKVLFDGKDMTAVPIERRNVGMVFQSYALFPNMTVSDNIGYGLKIRGIPAKERAARVAELVALTNISGLENRRIDQLSGGQRQRVALARAVAIRPGILLLDEPLTALDAALRDRLRGELNRLLRALGITTIYVTHDQSEAMELGDRVVVMQKGAIAQIGTPREIYFTPKSRFVAEFIGAANIVEAAVEDGHLVLPGGRQPIQCDVDMPAAVAMIRPETIRVTSTGSAPLSGTVDSVSFIGDRQRLVVSSASDRLLTVDAPNTLRARPGERIGLSISPDAVRLLPPES; this is encoded by the coding sequence ATGAGTGCGCAGGCCGGACACGGCGCTTCAGTGCATATCGAGGCCTGCGGCAAGACGTTTACCGACGGAACACGCGCGCTCGAACCTGCAACACTTGACATCGCCCGTGGTGAAACGCTGGTGCTGCTCGGCCCCTCCGGCTGCGGCAAAACCACCATGCTGCGCATCATCGCGGGGCTGGAAGTGGCCGATGCTGGCGGCAAGGTGCTATTCGACGGCAAGGACATGACGGCGGTGCCGATCGAGCGGCGCAACGTCGGCATGGTGTTTCAATCCTACGCTCTTTTCCCCAACATGACCGTATCGGACAATATCGGTTATGGTCTGAAAATCCGCGGGATACCAGCGAAGGAGCGGGCGGCACGCGTGGCGGAACTGGTGGCGCTGACCAATATCTCCGGGCTTGAGAACCGCCGCATCGACCAGCTTTCCGGCGGGCAGCGCCAGCGCGTCGCGCTGGCGCGCGCGGTAGCGATCCGGCCGGGCATCCTGTTGCTCGACGAGCCGTTGACGGCGCTCGACGCCGCGTTGCGCGACCGGCTGCGCGGCGAACTGAACCGCCTGCTGCGTGCGCTGGGTATCACCACGATTTATGTGACCCACGATCAGTCAGAGGCCATGGAGCTCGGCGATCGCGTCGTCGTCATGCAGAAGGGAGCGATTGCACAGATCGGCACGCCGCGCGAGATCTACTTCACGCCGAAAAGTCGGTTTGTCGCCGAATTCATTGGCGCCGCGAATATTGTCGAAGCGGCGGTCGAGGACGGTCATCTCGTGTTACCGGGTGGACGGCAGCCGATTCAATGCGATGTGGACATGCCGGCGGCGGTCGCGATGATCCGCCCCGAAACCATCCGCGTGACGTCAACTGGAAGTGCGCCGCTGTCGGGCACCGTCGACAGCGTCAGCTTCATCGGTGACAGGCAACGGCTGGTCGTCAGTAGCGCGTCCGACAGGTTGCTCACGGTCGACGCGCCGAATACGCTTCGAGCCAGGCCAGGCGAACGGATCGGATTGTCGATTTCGCCGGACGCTGTCCGCCTGCTGCCGCCCGAGAGCTGA
- a CDS encoding phosphodiesterase gives MSSKPVHIAQVSDLHIKPPGSLAYGRVDTAKALERCIATLNEFDPAPDFVVISGDLADTPTAEEYQYLKRLLAPLKPRFAGIPGNHDSRELMRAAFPSASYAFVSGPLNQKIEVAGLDLLLLDSSVHRKPHGELDGSTLQWLDGMLASSSDRPALLFLHHPPFKAGIWHMDRQNLLNAGDLAPIVRRHPRVQLIATGHVHRAALTMFAGVPTTICPAPNHAVDLDLAELREPSFKVEPPAFHLHSWFPGEGLGTVVTHQVPIGEFDGPHPFFGADGKLL, from the coding sequence ATGTCGTCAAAGCCGGTTCATATTGCCCAGGTTTCCGACCTGCATATCAAGCCGCCGGGATCGCTTGCCTATGGCAGGGTCGATACCGCCAAGGCGCTCGAGCGTTGTATCGCCACACTGAATGAATTCGATCCTGCACCCGATTTTGTGGTGATCTCCGGCGATCTCGCGGACACGCCGACAGCTGAGGAGTATCAATATCTCAAGCGGCTGCTGGCGCCACTCAAACCTCGGTTTGCCGGTATTCCCGGCAATCACGATTCGCGCGAGCTGATGCGTGCCGCGTTTCCTTCCGCTTCCTATGCCTTCGTGTCGGGGCCGCTCAATCAGAAGATCGAAGTCGCCGGGCTCGATCTGCTGTTGCTGGATTCAAGCGTGCATCGAAAGCCGCATGGCGAACTCGACGGGTCCACACTGCAGTGGCTCGACGGGATGCTGGCTTCGTCGTCCGACAGGCCGGCGCTCTTGTTTCTGCATCATCCGCCGTTCAAGGCAGGCATTTGGCACATGGACCGCCAAAATCTCCTCAACGCGGGCGATCTCGCGCCCATCGTGCGCCGTCATCCCCGCGTGCAGCTGATCGCAACGGGGCATGTCCATCGCGCGGCATTGACCATGTTTGCGGGCGTGCCGACCACGATCTGCCCGGCCCCGAATCATGCCGTCGATCTCGATCTGGCCGAACTGCGCGAACCTTCCTTCAAGGTCGAGCCGCCCGCCTTTCACCTCCATAGCTGGTTTCCAGGCGAGGGGCTCGGCACTGTCGTGACCCATCAGGTGCCGATAGGCGAGTTCGATGGGCCACATCCATTCTTCGGAGCGGATGGAAAGCTGCTATAG
- a CDS encoding amidohydrolase family protein, protein MTTRRNFLRGAAASGIAFCSCGLLDAAHAQPKAPRLPVKVNGKRVATVDVHAHCYFREAINLMGDGADKVLPPVKGVPEHFIAIEQRLKEMDAMAIDMEVLSINPFWYGKDRDTAAQIVKVQNEKLAELCAARPERFAAFASLTLQYPDLAAQQLETAVKKQGLRGAAIGGSVLGEDFSDPKFHPVWAKAEELGAVLFIHPQSTPELAKRFKGNGWLSNTIGNPLDTTIALHHLIFEGTLDRFPGLKIIAAHGGGYLGSYAARGDHACFVSPQNCNPNITLKKKPSEYLNQLYFDAMVFTPEGLRHLVAQVGASQVLLGTDHPIPWEQHPVDHVFATTTLSDKQKIAILGGNAARLFGMKEA, encoded by the coding sequence ATGACCACCCGACGGAACTTCTTGAGAGGCGCGGCCGCGAGCGGAATAGCCTTTTGCAGTTGTGGTCTGCTGGATGCGGCCCACGCCCAACCGAAGGCCCCTCGCCTGCCGGTCAAAGTCAACGGCAAGCGCGTCGCGACGGTGGATGTTCACGCACATTGCTATTTCCGTGAAGCCATTAACCTGATGGGGGACGGGGCCGACAAGGTTCTGCCACCAGTCAAGGGCGTGCCCGAGCATTTCATTGCCATCGAACAGCGCCTGAAGGAAATGGATGCGATGGCAATCGATATGGAGGTGCTGTCGATCAATCCGTTCTGGTACGGCAAGGATCGAGACACCGCGGCTCAGATCGTCAAAGTTCAGAACGAGAAACTGGCAGAGCTTTGCGCGGCGCGGCCCGAGCGGTTTGCCGCCTTCGCTTCCCTGACACTGCAGTATCCCGATCTCGCGGCGCAGCAACTCGAAACGGCGGTCAAGAAACAGGGCCTTCGCGGGGCCGCGATCGGCGGCAGCGTGCTGGGTGAGGATTTTTCCGATCCGAAATTCCATCCCGTCTGGGCCAAGGCGGAAGAACTCGGCGCGGTGTTGTTCATCCATCCGCAGAGCACGCCGGAACTCGCCAAGCGTTTCAAGGGCAATGGCTGGCTGTCGAACACCATCGGCAATCCGCTCGACACCACGATCGCCCTGCATCACCTGATCTTCGAGGGAACGCTCGATCGCTTCCCCGGGCTCAAGATCATTGCCGCGCATGGCGGCGGCTATCTCGGCTCCTACGCCGCGCGCGGCGACCATGCATGCTTCGTGTCACCGCAAAACTGCAATCCGAACATCACGCTGAAGAAAAAGCCGTCCGAATATCTCAACCAGCTCTATTTCGACGCCATGGTGTTCACGCCGGAAGGCCTGCGCCATCTGGTGGCGCAGGTCGGCGCCAGCCAGGTGTTGCTGGGCACCGACCACCCGATCCCCTGGGAGCAGCACCCAGTCGACCATGTCTTCGCGACCACGACGCTTTCGGACAAACAGAAGATCGCGATCCTAGGCGGGAATGCGGCGAGGTTGTTCGGGATGAAGGAGGCTTAA
- a CDS encoding Bug family tripartite tricarboxylate transporter substrate binding protein, whose product MRLLYSLIPALALFSSHPAIAQGSYPDRPIKMIVPLAAASAVDVAARIVTQKMADNMGQQFVILNQPGASGLIGAEAVARAEPDGYTIGGFNDSIMTMVPNLQSKMRWDILKDFEPVSLVATVEWGLIANNQASFKSAADLIAAAKAAPGKIDYGSGGPGSPQHLAMAMFASAAGISLTHVPYKGATQAATDVAAGQIPVGFQGLGTVAALVRGGQLKLIGVTTEKRLPQFPDVPTVSESGLPGFFFNSWFAILAPAGTPKDIIARLNAEALRAVGDPEVRRKLEELGFAVRGSSAEELRTMTRDQLAKYERVIRETGIAKE is encoded by the coding sequence ATGCGCCTGCTTTATTCGCTGATCCCGGCGCTCGCGCTGTTCTCAAGCCACCCTGCGATCGCGCAGGGGAGCTATCCGGATCGGCCCATCAAGATGATCGTGCCCCTGGCTGCGGCAAGTGCGGTCGATGTCGCCGCGCGGATCGTCACCCAGAAGATGGCCGACAACATGGGTCAGCAATTCGTGATCCTGAACCAGCCGGGCGCGTCGGGGCTGATCGGGGCCGAGGCCGTCGCCCGCGCCGAGCCGGACGGCTACACGATTGGTGGCTTCAACGACAGCATCATGACCATGGTGCCGAACCTGCAGTCCAAGATGCGCTGGGACATCCTGAAGGACTTCGAGCCGGTGTCGCTGGTTGCGACGGTGGAATGGGGGCTGATTGCCAACAATCAGGCCAGCTTCAAGAGCGCGGCCGACCTGATCGCAGCCGCGAAGGCAGCGCCCGGCAAGATCGACTATGGCTCAGGCGGGCCGGGAAGCCCGCAGCATCTGGCGATGGCGATGTTCGCGTCGGCGGCCGGCATATCGCTGACGCATGTGCCCTACAAGGGAGCCACTCAAGCCGCAACCGACGTCGCCGCCGGCCAGATTCCCGTCGGCTTCCAGGGTCTGGGCACTGTTGCAGCGCTGGTGCGCGGCGGCCAACTCAAGCTGATCGGGGTGACCACCGAGAAGAGATTGCCGCAATTTCCTGACGTGCCGACCGTCTCGGAATCCGGCCTGCCTGGCTTCTTCTTCAACTCATGGTTTGCAATTCTAGCCCCTGCCGGCACCCCGAAGGACATCATTGCGCGTTTGAATGCCGAGGCGCTGAGGGCAGTCGGCGATCCCGAAGTGCGCCGCAAACTTGAAGAGCTGGGCTTCGCGGTGCGCGGCAGTTCGGCGGAGGAGTTGCGCACCATGACGCGCGATCAGCTCGCCAAGTATGAGCGCGTGATCAGGGAAACCGGAATCGCCAAGGAATAA
- a CDS encoding Crp/Fnr family transcriptional regulator, which yields MPQQRTGEAHGFSSSKLSVLRKHPIFADLEPEAFEQLCRYAKHSTLKRGTTLFSKGDPGHSLYAVISGTVKMSISSPDGRNAILNIVGPGEIFGEIALLDGQDRSTDAIANSNCELFVIDRREFIPFVKAQPALAMKFIELLCDRLRSTSDQVEQIILQNLPGRLASALLRLSEKHNSAAQGRTIAITQQEISEMVGMTRESINKQLRAWAGRDWVRLEHGAIVVLNAEMLRETAEAGSGHDGE from the coding sequence GTGCCTCAACAAAGGACGGGTGAAGCTCACGGGTTCTCGAGCAGCAAACTGTCGGTCTTGCGCAAGCACCCGATTTTTGCCGACCTCGAGCCGGAGGCGTTCGAGCAGCTCTGCCGTTACGCCAAACACTCCACGCTGAAGCGGGGGACCACGCTGTTTTCCAAAGGCGACCCCGGCCACAGCCTGTACGCGGTCATTTCGGGTACGGTAAAGATGAGCATTTCCTCGCCGGATGGCCGCAACGCGATCCTGAACATCGTTGGGCCTGGGGAAATTTTTGGCGAGATCGCGCTGCTCGACGGACAAGACCGCTCGACCGACGCCATCGCAAACAGCAATTGCGAACTCTTCGTCATCGACCGGCGCGAATTCATCCCCTTTGTGAAGGCTCAACCAGCATTGGCAATGAAATTCATCGAATTGCTCTGCGATCGGTTGCGATCGACCAGCGATCAGGTCGAGCAGATTATCCTGCAGAATCTGCCAGGACGGCTGGCCAGTGCGCTGCTTCGCCTGTCCGAAAAGCACAACTCTGCCGCGCAGGGCCGGACCATCGCGATCACGCAGCAGGAGATCAGCGAGATGGTCGGCATGACCCGGGAGAGCATCAACAAGCAGTTGCGTGCCTGGGCAGGCCGCGATTGGGTGCGTCTCGAGCACGGTGCCATTGTTGTGCTGAATGCCGAGATGCTTCGTGAGACTGCAGAAGCAGGGTCCGGGCACGACGGCGAATAA
- a CDS encoding ATP-binding cassette domain-containing protein → MSDVAPLLAIDNLVVEIQSMPALRGFTMHVAKGAMVSLVGRNGAGKTTLMRSIMGHLTPARGMVRFEGKDLSSRPRHARAALGIGYMPEDRCLVPQLTVEENIMLPLWVAEHLDRKARLEFVYEVIGELTEMRQRKALLLSGGQQKLVALGRALAIGTKCLLLDEPFEGIAPALSERLSEVLASLKGKDLTLLMSQSDLNHSRGLIDVEFTIERGANPAGQ, encoded by the coding sequence ATGAGCGACGTGGCGCCCTTGCTCGCAATCGACAATCTCGTCGTCGAGATCCAGTCGATGCCGGCATTGCGCGGCTTTACCATGCACGTCGCGAAAGGCGCCATGGTCAGTCTGGTGGGCCGCAACGGCGCGGGCAAGACGACGCTGATGCGTTCGATCATGGGGCACCTCACGCCGGCCAGGGGCATGGTGCGGTTCGAAGGCAAAGACCTGTCGTCCCGTCCCCGCCATGCGCGCGCGGCACTCGGAATCGGCTATATGCCGGAAGACCGCTGCCTGGTGCCTCAGTTGACGGTCGAGGAAAACATCATGTTGCCGTTGTGGGTAGCAGAACATCTCGACCGCAAGGCCCGGCTCGAATTCGTCTATGAGGTGATCGGCGAACTCACCGAGATGCGCCAGCGCAAGGCGCTATTGCTGAGCGGCGGGCAGCAAAAGCTGGTCGCGCTCGGCCGGGCGCTTGCCATTGGCACCAAATGCCTGCTGCTCGACGAGCCGTTCGAAGGCATCGCGCCAGCGCTGTCGGAACGGCTGTCGGAGGTGCTTGCATCCCTCAAGGGCAAGGACCTGACCTTGCTGATGTCGCAATCGGACCTCAATCACTCGCGTGGGCTGATTGACGTGGAATTCACAATCGAGCGTGGCGCCAATCCCGCGGGTCAATGA
- a CDS encoding ABC transporter ATP-binding protein, whose amino-acid sequence MNPALSVRQLEKRFGAVVAADALTLDIPAGQKISLIGANGAGKTTFVNMVTGYLKPDNGTILLDGIDIGRCSPRSVARLGISRSFQIPQLFVELTAAENLTVAISGIGTRMSLRAPAEAQGRRDNAVELLERFGLADLADRPISELAGGVRKLIDIAMALVRRPKLLLLDEPTSGVSAEEKFTTMDRVIHAVAPDAATVVFVEHDMEIVSRYADRVVAFYQGRILADGVPAEVLNNQEVRRYVTGGAR is encoded by the coding sequence GTGAACCCGGCTCTTTCGGTGCGCCAGCTCGAGAAGCGCTTTGGCGCGGTGGTTGCGGCCGATGCGCTTACCCTCGATATTCCGGCCGGTCAGAAGATCAGCCTGATCGGCGCCAACGGCGCAGGCAAAACCACCTTCGTCAATATGGTCACCGGCTATCTGAAACCCGACAACGGGACGATCCTGCTCGACGGAATTGACATCGGCAGATGTTCGCCACGAAGCGTCGCCCGGCTTGGCATCTCCCGCTCCTTTCAGATTCCGCAACTGTTTGTCGAGCTCACCGCCGCCGAAAATCTCACTGTGGCGATTTCCGGCATCGGCACACGAATGTCACTCCGGGCGCCTGCGGAGGCCCAAGGCCGCCGCGACAACGCGGTCGAGTTGCTGGAACGCTTTGGCCTTGCCGATCTGGCCGATCGCCCGATCTCGGAGCTTGCGGGTGGCGTGCGCAAATTGATCGACATCGCCATGGCACTGGTGCGTCGTCCGAAACTACTGCTGCTGGATGAGCCAACCTCCGGCGTATCGGCGGAAGAAAAATTCACGACCATGGACCGCGTGATCCACGCCGTCGCGCCCGACGCAGCAACCGTCGTATTCGTCGAGCACGACATGGAAATCGTCAGCCGCTATGCCGATCGCGTGGTCGCGTTCTATCAGGGTCGGATTCTGGCCGACGGGGTGCCCGCCGAGGTCCTGAATAATCAGGAAGTGCGCCGCTACGTCACCGGGGGCGCGCGATGA